One Solanum lycopersicum chromosome 4, SLM_r2.1 DNA window includes the following coding sequences:
- the LOC101252769 gene encoding uncharacterized protein: MAQECTKPHACAKCGRNHFVIYHEGFTGCFKCVQEGHFIGECPNDKQGGGNLGNRAQYSSVAPPNKLAPRGTTSGTGGGTNCLYAHNNCHVLKNFPDIFTDLGVSLSFVTSYVAMNFEISPELDIEPFSVSTPFGESILGRKGLS, translated from the exons ATGGCGCAAGAATGTACTAAGCCTCATGCCTGCGCCAAGTGTGGTAGGAATCACTTTGTCATCTATCATGAAGGATTCACAGGTTGTTTCAAATGTGTCCAAGAGGGTCACTTCATTGGAGAGTGCCCCAACGACAAGCAAGGAGGTGGAAATCTGGGCAATAGAGCTCAATATTCATCAGTTGCTCCACCAAACAAGCTTGCACCTAGGGGAACTACTTCTGGAACAGGTGGAGGAACAAACTGCTTGTATGCTCATAATAATTGCCATGTACTAAAGAATTTTCCAGATATTTTCACTG ATCTAGGAGttagtttatcttttgtaacttctTATGTGGCTATGAACTTTGAGATTTCTCCTGAGCTAGATATCGAACCATTTAGTGTATCGACACCTTTTGGTGAATCAATTTTAGGCAGAAAGGgtctatcgtga